One Poecilia reticulata strain Guanapo linkage group LG19, Guppy_female_1.0+MT, whole genome shotgun sequence genomic window carries:
- the kctd2 gene encoding BTB/POZ domain-containing protein KCTD2: protein MAELHVVEPSGTATIEQSEHRDVRGSMRLASPTLLVPPRSSNQLSPGGGGGSGRSVFGFPLKSNPSSPSEPLDKPGSRWVRLNVGGTYFITTKQTLCRDPKSFLFRLCQEDPDLDSDKDETGAYLIDRDPTYFGPILNYLRHGKLIMDKNLAEEGVLEEAEFYNIASLVRLVKERIRDNENRTSQGPVKHVYRVLQCQEEELTQMVSTMSDGWKFEQLISIGSSYNYGNEDQAEFLCVVSRELNNSTNGIVIEPTEKAKILQERGSRM, encoded by the exons atggctgaACTGCATGTCGTGGAACCGAGTGGAACGGCGACCATAGAGCAGTCCGAACATCGCGACGTTCGGGGTTCGATGCGTCTGGCGTCGCCCACTCTCTTGGTTCCTCCGCGGAGCAGCAATCAGCTTAGCCCCGGCGGAGGCGGGGGCAGCGGCAGGTCGGTGTTCGGCTTTCCGCTGAAGAGCAACCCAAGCTCGCCGTCCGAACCGTTAGACAAGCCGGGCTCACGGTGGGTTCGGCTTAATGTTGGCGGAACCTACTTCATCACGACCAAACAGACATTATGTAGGGATCCCAAGTCTTTCTTGTTCCGACTGTGTCAAGAAGATCCTGACCTGGATTCTGATAAA GACGAGACCGGAGCCTACCTTATCGACAGGGACCCCACGTACTTCGGCCCCATCCTGAATTACCTTCGACACGGAAAGCTGATCATGGATAAGAACCTGGCTGAGGAAG GCGTTCTCGAAGAAGCCGAGTTCTACAACatcgcctccctggtgaggctGGTCAAAGAGCGAATACGGGACAACGAGAACCGAACGTCTCAG GGCCCTGTGAAGCACGTGTATCGAGTACTGCAGTGCCAGGAGGAGGAACTCACACAGATGGTCTCAACCATGTCGGACGGTTGGAAATTTGAGCAG cTTATCAGCATTGGCTCCTCCTACAACTATGGCAACGAGGACCAGGCAGAGTTTCTGTGCGTCGTTTCCCGGGAACTCAACAACTCGACGAATGGCATCGTTATCGAGCCCACAGAGAAAGCCAAG ATCCTTCAAGAGCGAGGCTCCCGGATGTGA
- the slc16a5a gene encoding monocarboxylate transporter 6 translates to MTQRNGIRGSSDPSLDSETSKAFDLANGLDHDEGQVAAADCERGRGSESGDPVAITGGAVTAPDGGWGWAVLVATILVLAMTLGFPACVGIFYTDLQNEFHASNSETSWVPSIMTSALHAGGPFCSVLVGKLGCRPTVMLGGVLSGLGMVASSFTNSIAELYITAGVITGLGFCFSFQPAVTILGHYFVRRRAFANAMSSTGTALGLCTLPFLGNYLHSEFGWRGSFLILGAVLLNSCVCGAVMRPLQPKKHRGQPLMDHTPAPSEKQVKRESRLRTAWRFLVASVKEHMAFDQFLNNRHYRVFAIGITFMMLGFVVPLVYLVPYATDHGMEPSRAALLLSILGIVNIVVRPPFAIMFNTPWFKGRHVYVFASALLFNGLSNCICCIGAGFPVLVAYVVTYGLSMSVVGSLMFTVLMDIVEMRRFPSALGLLAVMESITLLIGPPLAGILVDSTQQYFYVFIACSAVVASSSLFLMLSFLWLDKKERKASQQGQLSAQPEAENPASDASPVCAYSDRP, encoded by the exons ATGACTCAGCGGAATGGAATCAGGGGCTCCAGTGATCCCAGTCTGGACTCGGAGACCTCCAAGGCCTTCGACCTGGCCAACGGTTTGGACCACGACGAGGGGCAGGTGGCGGCTGCTGACTGCGAGCGAGGGCGGGGGAGTGAAAGCGGAGACCCCGTCGCTATAACAGGAGGAGCCGTCACCGCTCCCGATGGCGGCTGGGGCTGGGCGGTGCTGGTTGCAACCATCCTGGTCCTGGCCATGACCCTGGGCTTTCCCGCCTGTGTGGGGATCTTCTACACAGACCTGCAGAACGAGTTCCACGCCTCCAACAGCGAAACGTCCTGGGTGCCATCCATCATGACGTCGGCGCTCCACGCAGGAG GTCCGTTCTGCAGCGTGCTGGTGGGGAAGCTCGGCTGCAGGCCCACCGTCATGCTGGGCGGGGTCCTGAGTGGGCTCGGAATGGTCGCCAGCTCGTTTACCAACTCCATCGCCGAGCTTTACATCACCGCTGGAGTGATTACAG GACTCGGCTTCTGCTTCAGTTTCCAGCCGGCTGTCACCATCCTGGGTCACTACTTTGTGCGTCGGCGTGCGTTTGCCAACGCCATGTCGTCCACGGGAACGGCGCTGGGACTCTGCACGCTGCCTTTCCTGGGGAACTACCTCCACTCAGAGTTCGGCTGGAGGGGGAGCTTTCTCATCCTGGGCGCCGTCCTGCTGAACAGCTGCGTGTGCGGTGCTGTGATGCGGCCCCTTCAGCCCAAAAAGCATCGCGGCCAGCCGCTGATGGATCACACACCTGCACCTTCGGAAAAGCAAGTGAAGCGGGAATCGAGGCTTAGGACCGCCTGGAGGTTTTTGGTGGCCTCCGTAAAAGAACACATGGCCTTCGATCAGTTCCTCAACAACCGGCATTACCGCGTGTTTGCCATAGGCATCACCTTCATGATGCTGGGCTTCGTGGTGCCGCTGGTATATCTGGTTCCGTACGCCACGGACCACGGCATGGAGCCAAGCAGGGCCGCGCTGCTGCTCTCCATCCTGGGTATCGTTAACATTGTGGTGCGGCCGCCGTTCGCCATCATGTTCAACACGCCCTGGTTCAAAGGGCGGCACGTTTATGTGTTTGCCTCCGCTTTGCTCTTCAACGGGCTCAGTAACTGCATCTGCTGCATCGGGGCCGGCTTCCCCGTGCTGGTGGCGTACGTGGTCACGTACGGACTTTCGATGAGTGTGGTCGGGTCGCTGATGTTCACCGTCCTGATGGATATAGTGGAGATGAGGCGCTTCCCGTCAGCGCTGGGGCTGCTCGCCGTCATGGAGAGCATCACGCTGCTGATTGGACCTCCTCTGGCAG GGATCCTGGTGGACAGCACGCAACAATATTTCTACGTCTTTATCGCCTGCAGTGCCGTTGTTGCCTCCTCCAGTCTGTTCCTGATGCTGTCCTTCCTCTGGCTGGACAAAAAGGAGAGGAAGGCGTCGCAGCAGGGTCAGCTCTCCGCTCAGCCCGAAGCGGAGAATCCTGCGTCCGACGCTTCTCCTGTCTGCGCGTACAGCGACCGGCCCTAG
- the tubgcp2 gene encoding gamma-tubulin complex component 2, with the protein MSEFRIHHDVNELLSLLQVRGGDGAEGYIDLLQKHRTPYVTTTVSAHSAKVKLAEFSKTPEDFLRKYEELKSKNVRNLDPLVYMLSKLCEDKETLQSLQHNAKERSESTNPTTATSYTLPQTTTKMSMQELDELRKKLGNVAASSNAPLPAEVTRKMLRDKHNKKNPTQPNPVFPNWVYDRPALIGDFITSPAPADQAVTIGTLPLPSQEQLVVEDLLFVLVGVDGRDITAQPVLGRQNRSFIVDATLDMSIKELVNRILPVASYYSTITRFIEEKSSFEYGQVNHALTAAMRTLMKEYLILVTQLEHLHRQGLLSLQKLWFYIQPTMRTMEILASIASSLDKGECMGGATLSLLHDRTFNYTGDSQAQELCLYLTKAASVPYFEILEKWIYRGIIKDPYSEFMVEEHELQKEKIQEDYNDKYWDQRYTIVQHRIPSFLQKMADKILSTGKYLNVVRECGRDVTCPDAKEVLYTLKERAYVEQIEKAYNYASKVLLDFLMDEKELVLRLRSIKHYFLMDKGDFFVHFMDLTEEELKKPVDDIVPPRLEALLELALRMSTANTDPFKDDLKIDLMPHDVITQLLRVLAIETKQEKAIINAEPTDGALSGLEAFSFDYIVKWPLSLIINRKALTRYQMLFRHMFYCKHVERLLCNVWISNKDFKLYSLPSAKWFAAAFALRQRMLNFIQNIQYYMMFEVMEPTWHIMENNLKTASNIDDVLCHHTSFLDNCLKDCMLTNPELLRIFSKLMSVCVMFTNCIQTFTQSMRLERLSHGQGVADRPAAAREQLDEAEKKRPNTKFVTEDGLQSDTSFEATIGKFDSNFSMMLLDLLDKLSIYSTNDCEHSMISIIYRLDFNGFYTEQLERMAVERSQKAAA; encoded by the exons ATGAGTGAATTCAGGATCCACCACGATGTGAACGAGCTGCTCAGCCTCCTGCAGGTCCGAGGAGGGGATGGGGCGGAGGGATATATCGacctgctgcagaaacacaggaCTCCCTATGTCACGACCACAGTctctgctcacagtgccaag GTGAAATTAGCAGAGTTCTCAAAAACACCTGAAGACTTTCTGAGGAAATACGAGGAGCTGAAGTCGAAAAATGTCCGCAATCTTGACCCTCTGGTATATATGCTCTCCAAACTTTGTGAGGATAAAGAG aCACTTCAGTCTCTACAACACAATGCCAAAGAGAGGTCAGAGTCTACAAACCCAACCACTGCGACCAGTTACACTCTGCCTCAAACCACCACAAAGATGTCCATGCAGGAGCTGGATGAACTGCGGAAGAAGCTCGGCAACGTGGCGGCCAGCTCCAACGCCCCTTTg CCTGCTGAAGTCACACGGAAGATGCTGAGAGACAAACACAACAAGAAGAACCCCACACAGCCCAACCCCGTGTTTCCTAACTGGGTCTACGACCGTCCCGCTCTCATAGGAGACTTCATCACCAGCCCTGCTCCTGCAGATCAAGCTGTCACCATCG GCACGTTGCCCCTCCCCTCTCAGGAGCAGCTTGTGGTTGAGGATCTGCTGTTCGTCCTGGTTGGGGTGGACGGACGAGACATCACCGCTCAGCCTGTGCTGGGGAGGCAGAACCGCTCTTTTATAGTTGATGCAACGCTGGACATGTCCATCAAGGAGCTGGTTAACAGAATATTGCCAGTCGCATCATATTACTCAACTATAACACG gttCATTGAGGAGAAGTCGTCGTTTGAGTACGGCCAGGTGAACCACGCGCTGACGGCGGCGATGAGGACCCTGATGAAGGAGTACCTGATCCTGGTCACTCAGCTGGAGCACCTCCACCGGCAAGGCCTTCTGTCTCTGCAGAAACTCTGGTTCTACATCCAACCCACCATGAGGACCATGGAGATCCTGGCGTCTATTG CTTCTTCTTTGGACAAAGGGGAATGTATGGGCGGCGCGACGCTGAGCCTTCTTCATGACCGGACCTTCAACTACACGGGCGACAGCCAGGCTCAGGAGCTGTGCCTCTACCTCACTAAAGCAGCCAGCGTCCCGTACTTTGAAATCCTGGAGAAGTGGATCTACAGAGGAATCATCAAGGATCCCTACAG CGAGTTTATGGTGGAGGAGCACgagctgcagaaggagaaaatcCAGGAAGACTACAACGACAAATACTGGGATCAGAGATACACCATCGTACAGCACCGGATCCCCTCGTTTCTCCAGAAAATGGCCGACAAAATACTGAGCACAG GAAAGTACCTGAATGTGGTGCGGGAGTGCGGGCGAGATGTGACGTGTCCGGATGCCAAGGAGGTGCTGTACACGCTGAAGGAACGGGCCTACGTGGAGCAGATCGAGAAAGCTTACAACTACGCCAGCAAGGTCCTGCTGGACTTTCTCATGGACGAGAAGGAGTTGGTTTTACGTCTCAG GTCAATCAAGCACTACTTTTTAATGGACAAAGGAGATTTCTTTGTGCACTTCATGGACCTGACGGAGGAGGAGCTAAAGAAACCAGTGGATGACATTGTTCCTCCCCGACTGGAAGCGTTGCTGGAGCTGGCTCTGAGGATGAGCACAGCCAACACCGACCCCTTCAAAGACGACCTGAAG ATCGACTTGATGCCTCATGATGTGATTACTCAGCTGCTGCGAGTCCTCGCCATTGAGACCAAGCAGGAGAAGGCCATCATTAACGCGGAGCCCACCGATGGGGCCCTTAGTGGGCTGGAGGCCTTCTCCTTCGACTACATTGTCAAGTGGCCGCTGTCGCTCATCATCAACAG GAAAGCGCTGACCAGGTACCAGATGCTTTTCAGACACATGTTTTACTGCAAACACGTGGAGCGGCTGCTGTGCAACGTCTGGATCAGCAACAAAGACTTCAAGTTGTATTCTTTGCCTTCTGCTAAATG GTTCGCAGCTGCGTTCGCCCTGCGGCAGCGGATGCTCAACTTCATTCAGAACATCCAGTACTACATGATGTTCGAGGTGATGGAGCCGACCTGGCACATCATGGAGAACAACCTGAAAACC GCTTCGAACATCGACGACGTCCTGTGCCATCACACCAGCTTCCTGGACAACTGTCTGAAGGACTGCATGCTGACGAACCCCGAGCTGCTCAGGATCTTCTCCAAGCTCATGTCCGTCTGCGTGATGTTCACCAACTGCATACAG ACATTTACCCAGAGCATGAGGCTGGAGCGCCTGTCCCACGGACAGGGAGTGGCGGACAGACCTGCAGCTGCAAGAGAACAGCTGGATGAGGCCGAGAAAAAAAGGCCAAACACAAAG TTTGTAACCGAGGACGGCCTCCAGTCAGACACCAGCTTCGAAGCCACCATCGGGAAGTTCGACAGCAACTttagcatgatgctgctggaCCTGCTGGACAAGCTGAGCATCTACAGCACCAACGACTGCGAGCACAGCATGATCAGCATCATCTACAG